A part of Desulfobacterales bacterium genomic DNA contains:
- the purB gene encoding adenylosuccinate lyase, whose protein sequence is MQLSSLTAISPVDGRYRGACGKLADYFSEGALIQYRIRVEVEYFIALCNVPLPQLKDFDKTKFEPLRQCYRKFTIEDAEKIKDIEKITNHDVKAVEYLLKEKFDHLGLEAYKEFIHFGLTSQDINNTALPLSLKEAWMEVVKPVLDDVVNVLEQMARQWKDVPMLARTHGQPASPTSMGKEFYVFVDRLNSQMQLLESVPFSAKFGGATGNFNAHHVAYPDMDWISFGNQFVNSVLGLDRSKVTTQIEHYDNLAAFFDNIKRINTIFIDLARDIWTYISMDYIKQKIKPGEVGSSAMPHKVNPIDFENAEGNLGIANALFEHLSAKLPVSRLQRDLTDSTVTRNIGIPLAHTLIALKSLLKGMGKLILNENVIRKDLQDHWVVVAEAIQTILRREGYPKPYEALKELTRTNICIDQDVIAEFIRKLDVSESVKEELWAITPENYTGIYDF, encoded by the coding sequence ATGCAGCTGTCATCTTTAACTGCCATTTCCCCGGTGGATGGCCGTTACCGCGGAGCCTGCGGGAAACTGGCGGATTACTTTTCGGAAGGCGCTCTGATTCAATACAGAATTCGCGTGGAAGTGGAATATTTTATTGCGTTGTGCAACGTGCCGCTTCCTCAATTAAAAGATTTTGACAAAACAAAATTTGAACCGCTCCGGCAGTGCTATAGAAAGTTTACCATCGAAGACGCTGAAAAAATAAAAGATATTGAAAAAATCACCAATCACGACGTAAAGGCGGTGGAATATCTGCTGAAAGAAAAATTTGATCACCTGGGACTGGAAGCTTACAAGGAATTCATCCATTTCGGCCTGACCTCCCAGGATATTAACAATACGGCGCTTCCCTTGTCGTTGAAGGAGGCGTGGATGGAGGTGGTTAAACCGGTCCTGGACGATGTGGTCAACGTACTGGAGCAGATGGCCAGGCAGTGGAAAGATGTGCCGATGCTGGCGCGTACCCATGGTCAACCCGCTTCCCCGACCAGCATGGGAAAAGAATTTTATGTGTTTGTGGACCGGCTCAACAGCCAGATGCAGCTTTTGGAATCGGTTCCGTTTTCGGCAAAATTCGGGGGGGCTACCGGTAACTTCAACGCTCATCATGTGGCGTATCCGGACATGGACTGGATATCATTCGGAAACCAGTTCGTAAATTCCGTTTTAGGACTTGACCGTTCAAAAGTGACCACGCAGATCGAGCATTATGATAACCTGGCGGCCTTTTTTGATAACATAAAGCGCATCAATACCATTTTTATTGATCTGGCCCGGGATATATGGACTTACATCTCTATGGATTATATAAAACAGAAAATCAAGCCGGGAGAGGTTGGATCATCGGCTATGCCGCATAAGGTAAATCCCATTGATTTTGAAAATGCCGAAGGCAATCTCGGGATAGCCAATGCCCTGTTTGAACACCTGTCCGCCAAATTACCGGTTTCCAGGCTCCAGAGAGATCTGACCGATTCGACGGTTACCCGCAATATCGGGATTCCGCTGGCCCATACACTCATTGCGTTGAAATCCCTGCTGAAAGGAATGGGTAAGCTGATTTTAAATGAAAATGTGATTCGAAAAGACCTTCAGGACCACTGGGTCGTTGTGGCCGAGGCGATCCAGACGATTCTGCGCCGGGAAGGGTATCCAAAACCCTATGAGGCGCTCAAGGAATTGACCCGGACCAATATCTGTATCGATCAGGATGTGATCGCAGAATTTATACGGAAACTTGACGTATCCGAATCCGTTAAGGAAGAACTGTGGGCCATCACGCCTGAAAATTATACCGGGATTTATGATTTCTGA
- a CDS encoding nitronate monooxygenase has protein sequence MLIDDFFKRGKDFLGCEIPIMCGAMTWISDPKLVSAVANAGGFGLLAGGNSPVEIFENEILATRQMTENPFGVNLITVAPVYHDQLRMVCEQKCDVVVFAGSIPKSFEIEMAKNSGAKVICFASTGTLAMSLIDRGADALILEGSEAGGHIGPVSLTVLLQQILFKVDTVPIFVAGGIATGRMMAHMLMMGAAGIQMGTRFVMSEECSAHPNFKEAFKKANARDAMATPQFDSRLPVIPVRSLKNEGTVKFGKLQLELLQKLDENEIDRVEAQHEVERFWIGALRNAVVEGDIKGGSIMAGQSVGLVDTVKRIREIMSEMVNDAETELQKLKGIFESN, from the coding sequence ATGTTAATCGATGATTTTTTTAAACGCGGAAAAGATTTTCTGGGGTGCGAAATTCCAATTATGTGCGGCGCCATGACATGGATCAGCGATCCCAAGCTGGTCAGTGCGGTTGCCAATGCCGGAGGCTTCGGGTTGCTGGCCGGAGGTAACTCGCCGGTAGAGATATTTGAAAACGAGATTCTCGCTACCCGTCAGATGACAGAAAATCCCTTTGGGGTTAACCTGATTACCGTTGCTCCGGTATACCATGATCAGCTTCGGATGGTCTGTGAACAAAAATGTGACGTGGTCGTATTCGCCGGCTCTATCCCGAAATCATTCGAAATTGAAATGGCTAAAAACTCCGGGGCAAAAGTGATCTGTTTCGCGTCTACCGGAACGCTGGCAATGAGTCTGATTGATCGGGGGGCTGATGCACTCATTCTTGAAGGATCCGAAGCCGGGGGGCATATCGGTCCGGTATCGTTGACCGTTCTTCTTCAGCAGATTCTGTTCAAGGTGGACACGGTGCCGATTTTTGTTGCAGGTGGAATTGCAACAGGCCGTATGATGGCTCATATGCTGATGATGGGGGCAGCCGGGATTCAGATGGGAACTCGCTTTGTCATGTCTGAAGAATGCAGTGCGCATCCGAATTTCAAGGAGGCGTTCAAAAAAGCCAATGCCCGTGATGCCATGGCAACTCCTCAATTTGACAGCAGGCTTCCTGTCATTCCTGTGCGGTCTCTCAAAAATGAAGGGACCGTTAAATTCGGAAAACTCCAGCTGGAATTGCTTCAAAAACTGGATGAAAATGAGATTGACCGTGTGGAGGCCCAGCATGAAGTCGAGCGTTTCTGGATCGGTGCGTTACGAAATGCGGTTGTGGAAGGGGATATAAAAGGGGGTTCGATCATGGCGGGACAGTCCGTCGGCCTGGTCGATACAGTTAAACGTATCCGGGAAATCATGAGCGAAATGGTGAATGATGCCGAGACAGAACTTCAAAAGCTGAAGGGCATTTTTGAAAGTAACTGA
- a CDS encoding ketoacyl-ACP synthase III: protein MIYAARITGTGSAFPKQSFTNEDIVKKLAEMGAETSDAWIRERTGICERRGSDPHDPEERNSSLGKAAALQALEMAGKSPKDIDQIIYATCSPDSLMPSTACWLQHKIGASNAWSMDVNAACSGFLYGLSTVEKFIQCGQVKTALVVGGEVLSSFVNWEDRNSCILFGDGAGAAVVESVPFDSSRKILSSHLRSDGDLWRLLHIPAGGSAMEVTPERYLQKLHKITMNGTEIFKVAVRALSDYANFALESNHMTAADLDWFVPHQANRRIIEAVARRINVPMEKIVINLDRYGNTSAATVPTALDEAVRDGRIKEGQTVLLDAFGAGLTYGAVLMRW from the coding sequence ATGATTTATGCCGCTAGAATTACCGGAACCGGGTCTGCTTTCCCAAAACAGTCCTTTACCAATGAGGATATCGTAAAAAAGCTGGCCGAAATGGGGGCTGAAACCAGTGACGCATGGATACGGGAAAGAACCGGGATATGCGAGAGGCGGGGATCCGATCCGCATGATCCTGAGGAACGCAATTCATCCCTCGGAAAGGCTGCCGCTTTGCAGGCGCTTGAAATGGCTGGCAAGAGCCCGAAAGACATTGATCAGATCATTTATGCCACATGCTCACCGGATTCACTGATGCCGTCCACCGCCTGCTGGCTTCAACATAAAATCGGTGCGTCAAATGCATGGTCTATGGATGTAAATGCCGCATGTTCAGGATTTTTGTATGGATTGTCCACCGTTGAAAAATTCATTCAATGCGGTCAGGTAAAAACCGCTCTGGTGGTCGGCGGAGAAGTGTTGAGTTCATTTGTCAACTGGGAAGACAGGAATTCATGTATATTGTTCGGCGATGGTGCGGGCGCCGCAGTTGTCGAAAGTGTGCCTTTCGATTCATCGCGTAAAATCTTATCCAGCCATCTGCGTTCAGACGGCGACCTCTGGAGACTGCTTCATATTCCGGCCGGCGGAAGCGCAATGGAGGTCACGCCTGAACGCTATCTGCAAAAGCTGCACAAAATTACCATGAATGGTACTGAAATTTTCAAAGTGGCGGTCAGGGCGCTTTCGGATTATGCAAATTTTGCGCTGGAAAGCAATCACATGACGGCAGCGGATCTTGACTGGTTTGTGCCGCACCAGGCCAATCGGCGAATTATCGAAGCGGTGGCAAGGCGCATCAATGTGCCGATGGAAAAAATTGTCATCAATCTGGATCGTTACGGAAACACATCCGCGGCTACGGTTCCGACCGCATTGGATGAAGCCGTACGTGACGGTCGAATAAAAGAAGGACAGACCGTCCTCCTGGATGCCTTCGGGGCCGGACTGACGTATGGGGCGGTCTTGATGCGGTGGTAG
- a CDS encoding PilZ domain-containing protein produces the protein MNDIRVILAARPGEPTEIYLDAIKKFGILIDIVHSIKALHDSLLETAHNGILIDLPILIKSPITEKKFLSTIIDQFPIMQLNYDAVKNEIHSLYYGKTKGDVSLDAFVRTECRSFPARKMRSALRKNVHLNVTVWYKTSPPPYDTEKTVTLDISKGGCFIITSTARQIDSDIEFVIQELSEQSPISGRIRRIIPWGEGMQLPGIGVEFIHIKENQLNELCDKFKLCQG, from the coding sequence ATGAATGATATCAGAGTTATACTGGCTGCCAGGCCTGGGGAACCAACTGAAATCTACCTTGACGCGATCAAAAAATTCGGCATTCTTATCGATATTGTCCATTCAATCAAGGCATTACACGATTCCCTGCTTGAAACTGCTCATAATGGAATTCTGATTGACCTGCCCATCCTGATCAAATCGCCTATAACGGAAAAAAAATTTCTTTCCACCATCATCGATCAATTTCCGATTATGCAACTCAATTATGATGCCGTAAAAAACGAAATTCATTCCCTGTATTATGGCAAAACCAAGGGCGACGTGAGTCTGGATGCCTTCGTCCGAACCGAATGTCGCAGCTTTCCGGCAAGAAAGATGCGATCCGCTCTTCGGAAAAATGTCCATCTTAATGTTACCGTCTGGTACAAGACGTCTCCCCCCCCGTATGATACAGAAAAAACCGTGACACTCGACATATCCAAAGGGGGCTGCTTTATTATCACAAGCACGGCAAGGCAGATTGACTCGGATATTGAGTTTGTCATTCAGGAGTTGAGTGAACAATCACCCATTTCAGGACGGATTCGCCGTATTATCCCGTGGGGTGAAGGAATGCAGTTACCCGGCATTGGCGTGGAGTTTATTCATATCAAGGAAAACCAGCTCAACGAGCTGTGCGACAAGTTCAAGCTTTGCCAAGGCTGA
- a CDS encoding GntR family transcriptional regulator: protein MIILSVTEAAIELIRKKIILGEFAPGEKLIEMKLSSDFNISRPPLREAFRVLQQEGQIISVPRKGIYVRELSIKEITDIFQFRQLIELDALRHLEQANIRKIPEMEKLLVEIKESRFQNSLTPENIYRSQKLSLNFHKTLVDTLNNSYISRNITTLIRNLSRYIYIYFSDAKNSNQAHNDHEKIFESIKNGDYQTARKQLTAHLEVSSKNISTIVGHILKKPKPSLTK, encoded by the coding sequence ATGATAATCTTAAGTGTTACTGAGGCGGCTATCGAACTAATTCGGAAGAAAATAATTCTGGGAGAATTTGCACCGGGCGAAAAACTCATCGAAATGAAATTATCTTCCGATTTCAACATCAGCCGTCCGCCGCTCAGGGAGGCCTTTCGCGTATTGCAGCAGGAAGGCCAGATCATCAGCGTTCCCAGAAAAGGTATCTATGTCCGGGAGCTATCCATCAAGGAAATAACCGATATTTTTCAATTTCGACAACTAATCGAATTAGATGCCTTGAGGCATCTTGAACAGGCAAACATCCGAAAAATACCAGAAATGGAAAAATTGCTGGTCGAAATAAAAGAAAGCAGATTTCAAAATTCTTTGACTCCTGAAAATATTTACAGATCTCAAAAATTAAGTTTAAACTTCCATAAAACGCTCGTCGACACGCTGAACAACTCCTATATCAGTCGAAACATTACGACGTTGATACGTAATCTGAGCAGATATATTTATATTTATTTTTCCGATGCTAAAAACTCGAATCAGGCCCATAACGATCATGAAAAAATTTTCGAATCAATCAAAAACGGAGATTACCAGACCGCCAGAAAACAATTGACGGCGCATCTGGAGGTATCAAGCAAAAATATTTCCACTATCGTCGGCCATATTCTTAAAAAGCCAAAGCCCTCTCTTACAAAATGA
- a CDS encoding GntR family transcriptional regulator: MIEIIGVTEAATKAIRRKIISGKLGPSQKIVESELAENLGISRPSLREAFRILQQEGLLVGTPRKGMSVVDLSIGDLKHIYQFRGMVEQYAIETFNNDNLAVLEESIVETSDWIDGHSNMDTESLWVFRKKITDFHVALVQTLDNPYIDRSYTCLISNLARYHFLQFYSDGTHHSVEDHKKILKFLEQEQTEEAKRFLKEHLNWSYQSLYKIVSNKVINS, encoded by the coding sequence ATGATAGAAATTATCGGGGTGACAGAAGCAGCTACCAAGGCGATTAGACGAAAAATTATATCTGGTAAACTTGGGCCATCTCAAAAGATAGTTGAATCCGAGTTAGCTGAGAATTTGGGGATCAGCCGACCTTCGCTTCGAGAGGCTTTTCGGATTTTGCAACAGGAAGGGTTGCTGGTGGGAACACCCCGAAAAGGCATGAGCGTTGTGGACCTTTCGATAGGCGATCTGAAGCATATCTATCAGTTTCGCGGGATGGTTGAGCAGTACGCTATCGAAACTTTTAACAATGACAATTTGGCGGTTCTTGAAGAATCGATTGTTGAAACCTCGGACTGGATCGACGGGCATAGCAATATGGATACGGAAAGTCTGTGGGTTTTTCGAAAAAAAATTACCGATTTTCATGTTGCACTCGTCCAAACGTTGGATAATCCATATATCGATCGATCATATACATGTCTGATATCGAATCTGGCGCGGTATCATTTTTTGCAATTTTACTCAGACGGAACACATCATTCGGTTGAAGACCACAAGAAAATACTGAAATTTTTAGAACAGGAACAAACAGAAGAGGCAAAACGGTTTTTGAAAGAGCATTTGAACTGGTCCTATCAGTCACTTTATAAAATTGTGTCGAATAAAGTAATTAATAGTTAA
- a CDS encoding iron-containing alcohol dehydrogenase, which translates to MARFSGEFKISEKDAKLVDGIIARAPEKKRNNEPAIQKYGNEKYNFEVERSTYNTRVKQFPWNYVAQPMIGTCVQGWNCHTEAGNRLKDLGVKHAYIVTTGLRGTGIVEEMQATLKQAGVAYTVGPLTHSNPRITDAEAGVKAFKEAGCDGVLSIGGGSSHDTGKGIRLLLSNPDKTIFDARALLQPHWMEASLKLKYITTPQVAINTTCGTGAEITPFAVYSDWDNRWKFNIMANGGMQPNVGYDDPLFFRCMPEHIAAQTGIDSLVHGLGGVMSKLENESARAVGMAAVKMTFENLGEFVYNRWNDKACEKMCWAQHLGACTYALGGGVGLIHALAHQISAINDMHHGMANAVFVVEGLRMNKFAAPEKMAMMARNCCGIDITGLSKWDAAQKFIDACEELRNGVGIKDVRLSTYGLTKDDCYWMSKHAVNDLNLEANVRDLTEPEIEAMLVGML; encoded by the coding sequence ATGGCAAGATTTTCTGGAGAATTTAAGATTAGTGAAAAAGATGCAAAACTCGTTGATGGTATCATCGCAAGAGCACCTGAAAAGAAAAGAAACAATGAGCCTGCCATTCAGAAGTATGGAAATGAAAAATACAATTTTGAAGTTGAGCGGAGCACCTATAACACCCGCGTAAAACAGTTTCCGTGGAATTATGTTGCACAACCGATGATCGGTACCTGTGTCCAAGGTTGGAATTGCCATACGGAAGCTGGAAATCGACTGAAAGATCTTGGGGTTAAACATGCCTATATCGTGACAACCGGTCTGCGCGGCACCGGTATTGTCGAAGAAATGCAGGCTACTCTGAAACAGGCCGGTGTTGCCTATACAGTTGGTCCCTTGACACATTCCAACCCCAGAATTACGGATGCCGAAGCCGGCGTAAAAGCATTCAAAGAAGCCGGATGCGACGGTGTCCTCAGCATTGGTGGCGGAAGCTCTCATGATACCGGTAAGGGCATTCGTCTGCTTCTGTCCAACCCGGATAAAACGATATTTGACGCTCGTGCGCTGCTTCAGCCGCATTGGATGGAAGCATCCCTGAAGCTAAAGTACATCACGACGCCTCAGGTAGCCATCAATACAACCTGTGGTACCGGCGCTGAAATTACCCCGTTTGCCGTTTACTCTGACTGGGATAACCGATGGAAATTCAACATCATGGCAAACGGCGGAATGCAGCCCAATGTTGGCTATGATGATCCGTTGTTTTTCCGCTGCATGCCTGAGCACATTGCGGCTCAGACCGGTATTGACTCCCTGGTTCACGGACTTGGCGGCGTAATGTCCAAACTTGAGAACGAGAGCGCCCGAGCGGTCGGTATGGCTGCCGTGAAAATGACGTTCGAAAATCTCGGAGAATTTGTTTACAACCGCTGGAATGATAAAGCCTGTGAAAAAATGTGCTGGGCTCAGCATCTGGGCGCATGTACATATGCACTGGGCGGAGGCGTCGGCCTGATTCATGCCCTGGCCCATCAGATCTCAGCGATCAATGACATGCATCATGGAATGGCCAATGCTGTATTCGTGGTGGAAGGCTTGAGAATGAACAAATTTGCCGCACCTGAAAAAATGGCAATGATGGCCAGAAACTGCTGCGGAATTGATATCACCGGTCTGAGCAAATGGGATGCTGCTCAGAAATTTATCGACGCCTGTGAAGAGTTGAGAAACGGTGTCGGAATTAAGGACGTTCGCCTGAGTACTTACGGTCTTACCAAGGATGACTGTTACTGGATGTCCAAACATGCCGTCAACGACTTGAACCTGGAAGCCAATGTCCGGGATCTGACGGAGCCTGAAATCGAAGCAATGCTGGTAGGGATGCTCTAA